GATACTGTCAAAAGTTTTATGAAGAATAAGCAGGGCAAGGGTATTTGATATGAAGATTTTTTGTAGCAGTTTAGTTCTTGGAAGTAATTGTGTCACTGCGAGTCGTCAGACTTCGACGAACTCTGGCGAGGAGTGTAGCGACGAAGCAGTCTTTTAAAAGATTTCCTGCCTGACGCCTGCCTAACGGCAGTCAGGGCAGTCAGGCTTCGCAAAAATCGCTCGCAATGACACATCCGTAGGGATGCTTTTAAATAATGCGCTATTGTTCTTTAAAATAAGTTGTCGGGCTTCGTTGGGCTTTGTTGAGCGGATCAAGAAGCCATAGACAGGATTTTGGACCACTTGCCTTGGATGGTCGAGATAGCGTTAAGGTTTGGTATCTCAACGGGTGTTCTATAGCCTAATGCCATATGCGGCCGCAAGAAGTTGTAGTGAGTCGCAAAGAGCGCGATAAGCGCCATAGCGCCGTTGTTTGATTTAAAGCCATGCGATGGGCGAACGTGGAATTTGAATGTCCTGTTGAGGCGTTCAATGAGCTGTTTAAACGGCCTATAAGTCGTTGATTCTTCGTCAAGGTTTTGCAAGCCGACTACCTGGCGATGTTCAATGGGCGGTAATTCTTCAGGACGCCGTGAGTTCAAGAACATAATGCCTGCGGAATAAGAAGGATTGGCATCCGTTATCAGCGTAAGTTTTTGTTCGGGCTCTGCTGTACGTATAGCCTCAGACATTGCAATGGCAGCAGGCAGGGTTTTGCGGGAATGAGCTAAATGATAAGCCGTGATCTTATGGTTTTTTGACGATATGAATAAAAATACAAAAGCGTCTTGTCCTGAGATTTTGATATACGTCTCATCCCCGGCTGAGATGTCATCAATAGGGCCTTTAAACTGCATATTAAAAGCGTGGCAATGGAATGAAGCGGCTTCGGCGTAGTTTAAGACGGTTTGATAAGAGACGTTAATATTAAAGATCCATCGTAAGATAAAGGCTGTTTTTCTGGCGCTGACGGCGAATGAGACGTAAAAAGACAGTATAAGGCCTAAGATATTATCGGAGTTATGGATCTTTGTTATGTCGATCTTAGGTTTTATCGGACTTGAATGTGTAAGTTCGCCGGGTTTAAAAAGATATTCGCGATAGGTGTAGCATAGCTTGAATTGAGATGATTTTGTTCTGCGGACGGTATTTTCTGATTCATTGAGTTTTTTGATAGCGCGAATACGGTGAGGGCAGTTGTCGTTGGAGCATTTATAGATAACGACGTCAACGCGGGTTTTCCAGCGGAACATGGCGCCCGAACAATAGGGGCAGAAGTATTTGGCTTTTAGAGCTGTCCTGAATCGTTTTTCCGTATGGAAGTTAGACGAGCAGATTTTGCAGCGTA
Above is a window of Nitrospirota bacterium DNA encoding:
- a CDS encoding DDE-type integrase/transposase/recombinase; its protein translation is MFRWKTRVDVVIYKCSNDNCPHRIRAIKKLNESENTVRRTKSSQFKLCYTYREYLFKPGELTHSSPIKPKIDITKIHNSDNILGLILSFYVSFAVSARKTAFILRWIFNINVSYQTVLNYAEAASFHCHAFNMQFKGPIDDISAGDETYIKISGQDAFVFLFISSKNHKITAYHLAHSRKTLPAAIAMSEAIRTAEPEQKLTLITDANPSYSAGIMFLNSRRPEELPPIEHRQVVGLQNLDEESTTYRPFKQLIERLNRTFKFHVRPSHGFKSNNGAMALIALFATHYNFLRPHMALGYRTPVEIPNLNAISTIQGKWSKILSMAS